A DNA window from Lepidochelys kempii isolate rLepKem1 chromosome 9, rLepKem1.hap2, whole genome shotgun sequence contains the following coding sequences:
- the LOC140916968 gene encoding uncharacterized protein, which translates to MMESQNRKRAPAWTEREVRDLIAVWGEESVLSELRSSFRNAKTFVKISQGMKDRGHNRDPKQCRVKLKELRQAYQKTREANSRSGSEPQTCRFYDELHAILGGSATTTPAVLFDSFNGDGGNTEAGFGDEEDEEEEEVVDSSQQASGETGFPDSQELFLTLDLEPVPPEPTQGCLLDPAGGEGTSAGCVSMITGSSPSQRLVKLRKKKKRTRDEMFSELMLSSHTDRAQTNAWRQIMSECRKAQNDREERWRAEESKWRAEDRAEAQMWRQRDERRQDSMLRLLEDQTRMLQCMVELQQRQLEHRLPLLPLCNQPPSSPSSIASTPRRPRTRWGGLQPTSHSTTEDCPKKRRLSFNKF; encoded by the exons atgatggagtcccagaatcgcaaaagagctccagcatggaccgaacgggaggtacgggatctgatcgctgtttggggagaggaatccgtgctatcagaactccgttccagttttcgaaatgccaaaacctttgtgaaaatctcccagggcatgaaggacagaggccataacagggacccgaagcagtgccgcgtgaaactgaaggagctgaggcaagcctaccagaaaaccagagaggcgaacagccgctctgggtcagagccccaaacatgccgcttctatgatgagctgcatgccattttagggggttcagccaccactaccccagccgtgttgtttgactccttcaatggagatggaggcaatacggaagcaggttttggggacgaagaagatgaggaggaggaggaggttgtagatagctcacagcaagcaagcggagaaaccggttttcccgacagccaggaattgtttctcaccctagacctggagccagtaccccccgaacccacccaaggctgcctcctggacccagcaggcggagaagggacctctg ctggatgtgtttcaatgatcacaggatcttctccttcccagaggctagtgaagcttagaaagaaaaaaaaacgcactcgcgatgaaatgttctccgagctcatgctgtcctcccacactgacagagcacagacgaatgcgtggaggcaaataatgtcagagtgcaggaaagcacaaaatgaccgggaggagaggtggagggctgaagagagtaagtggcgggctgaagacagggctgaagctcaaatgtggcggcagcgtgatgagaggaggcaggattcaatgctgaggctgctggaggaccaaaccagaatgctccagtgtatggttgagctgcagcaaaggcagctggagcacagactgccactgctgcccctgtgtaaccaaccgccctcctccccaagttccatagcctccacacccagacgcccaagaacgcggtgggggggcctccagccaaccagccactccacaacagaggattgcccaaaaaaaagaaggctgtcattcaataaattttaa